From the genome of Longispora fulva:
GGCGAAGGTGATCCGGAACATCCCCCGGTCGTCGGCGACCTCCACCGGCCATTGCCGGAACGGGGAGCCGGCGTCGATCCCGGCGAGCGTGTCCACCTGCTCGAGGGTGAGGATCGTGCACGGGTCGGCGGGGAACCCGGGGCCAGGCGCAGAGCCGGGCCTCGGGCCGGGCCCCGGGCCGGGCCCCGGGCCGGGAGCCCGGCCGTGCAGCACGATCACGATCGTCACGGCGGCGATCAACAACGCGACGGCGTACAGCGCGACTGACACCCGCCTCGCGGTCGTCATCCCCGCCGCCCGACCCGGACGCCGGCGAGGTCGATTTCATTGGCGGCGACCGGCTGGAGCGTTCGCGTGCCGCCGAACGTCGTGGCGCACCTGTCGGGTACGCCGGAAAGCGTGAAAGGTCTCCCGTTGTCGGTCACCTCCAGCCGGCGCAGCGCGCCGTTGACCGACACCTCCAGCGACAGTGTGAAACGCGCCAGCCCCGTCGCCGCGAATACGGTGACCACGACTGCGGCCCGCTCACCGCGTTGCAGGGTCAGCGTCCGGGCGTCGAAGTACGGGTCGCCGAGGCTGTTGAGTTTCGGGTCGAGGGTCCTAGCGCGGGGTTGGGCCTCGTCGACCAGCACAGCCATCGCCACTGTGGAGGTCTCGCCCTGCAGGGGCAGCCGGACACACGTCCCGTCGTAGCTGGGGCCACGGTCGAGCACAGTGGCCCGCAGGTCCGTGACGATCACCGTGCTCTCCCGGTTGCCCTCCACCGCGAACCGGATCGTCGTCCGGCCGAGCGGGGCGCTGACGCGGGTCGCGGCCAGCGCGTCGAGTTCGCCCGGTGCGATGCCGGTCAGGTCGATCCGGTCCTGGAAGGCCCAGACCTGCCCAGTGTCCTGCGGCCCGTTCTGACCGGCGAAAGTGATCCCGACCGGCGCGCCAGCGGACAGCCGATCCCCTACGGGGACTTTGTAGATGCTCCAGGTCAGGGCCGCGACGGCGACCGTGACCGCACCCGCCGCCCGCCACACCGCTCCGCCGAACCAGCCCCGTTTCCCCTCCGGACGCGGGTCCGCCGTCGACCGGAGCCGTCGCCGGAGGCTGTTTGCCGGGGCCCGCACGCCGCTCGCCCGCCTCAGTTGTCCTGCCATGCGCAGATCGTCCTCGCCGGACCCGCCCACGCGGTGCGAACCGTCAGCAACCTGCCACAGTTAATCTCGATCCCCGGCGGTCGGACACACGCGCTGGATCCACGCGTCCAGTGGACCGGTTCCGACGGCCACGCCCACCGGGCGTCGAGGCGGCCACAACTACGTGCGGTGAACCCAGGTCACGGACACCGTCAACTCGTTCGGCCACCACCTGGCGTGAGCTGACAGGGCGCGGGACGTCACCGGCCGGGCCCTAACGCAGCAGCCACTTCCTGGTCAGCGCCAGCACCTCCGGTCGGCTGCGCCCGTCGTGGTCGGCGGCGATGAAGTGGGTGCCGATCCGCACCGAGAACGTGACCATGCAGCGCACCTCGACGTCGTCCGGGTCGGGGCAGAAGGACGCGAACAGGGTGCGCAGGTACGCCATCCGCCGATTGTCGACCCGCCTGAGCCGCTCGGCGACGGTCTCGTCACGCCGGGCCCACTCGCGGATCGCCAGGTCGACGGTGGTGCCCCGCACGGATCCGTCGCCGGATGTGGCCACGATGGCGAACAGCCGCTCCAGCCGGGCCCTGCCGTCTCCCCCGCCGCTGTCGACCTCGTCGATCACCGCCTCCGTGACGTCGCGTTCCCACCGGTCGAGCATCTCGGCGAGCAGCGCCTCCCGGCTGGCGAAGTACCCGTAGAAGCCGCCCTTGCTGACGCCGAGCGCCTGGGCCAGGGTCTCGATCCTCACGGCCTCCGGGCCACCGGCCGCGAGCGCGCGCAGTCCCTCGTCGATCCAGGTGCCGCGCGGGGTGCGGGCCACGGCCATCGTGTGTCTCCCCTCACGTCCTCGGCTATCTATACAGTGCCGTATAGATGGCGCTAGCCTCGATTCATACGCCATCGTATAGATCGGGGCACGCGCATGAGACTCCCCACCACCGAACACACCTCCCGCCCCTGGCGCATCCACGAGGTCGCCCCCGACTTCCAGGTCGAGGACGTCTGGGCGCTGCCGACGCCGGGCGGTCCCGACGACCTGGCCCGGCTGGTGCGCCAGTTCGCGACGGGTCACGGCGCCGGGAAGGGACGACCGATCTCCGCGCCGGTCCCCCGGGCCCTCTTCGCGATCCGCTGGAAACTCGGGGCGCTGCTCGGTTGGGACCGGCCCGGCACGGGAATAGGCACCCGGGTCCCGACGCTGCGGGAGCGCCTGCCAGCGGACCTGCGGGACGGCACCCGGGGACCCGACCTGACGGCGGTGCCGTTCACCTCCGTGTACCAGACGCACGACGAATGGGTGGCCGAGATGGCCAACCGCACCGTGCACACGGTGATGCACATCGGCTGGGTGCCGGACGGCGCCGTGGGCTACCGGGGCCAGATGGCCGTCCTCATGAAACCGAACGGGCTGTTCGGCGCGCTGTACATGGCCGCCATCAAACCGTTCCGGTACGTGGGGGTGTACCCGGCGCTGCTGCGGATGATCGGCCGCGGCTGGCGCACGGACGCCGGCCCTGCGGGAGGTCCGGGCGGGGCGGACGCCGGGCCGACGGGAGTCCCTGGCCGGGCCGGGCACCACAGCTAGGGCCTGGCGCGCAGTTCCCGGATCGTCAGGACGATCAGGGGCAGCTGGGCGAGGGCGTACCCGACGTGGAACGCGTAGTGCCGCACGGTCTGCTCGGGCTCGAACGGCAGCACCGGCAGCGGCAGGACACTGAGCGCGCCGCCGACCAGGTGGATCCACCCCCAGCCGGCGAGACAGTAGGTGGTCAACGGCCGGGGTCCCCACCACCACGCGGCCAGCAGGCCCAGCGCGACCAGGGCCGGGTACAGCGTCTCGGGGCTGGTCGCCGTCTGGCCGGGCAGGTCGTTGACGTTGTGCACATACAGGCCGGCCAGGGAGACCACGACAGCGGCCGGGACCGCGACGGCGGAGGGGATGCGCACCCGGCCACGGTAGCCGCGTGGCGCACCCGGCGGCGGCGATCCGGGCCAGTTCGGACCCGGTGGACCTCCGGGTCTGACCGGGCGGTTGCCCGTTCGACACGACACGACCGGTCCAGGAGCCGCCACCACCCGCGGCACGACCCGGTCCGGGCGAGCGTCGCCGCGCGGACCGGGTCGGTTCAGCATCGCCGTCGCGCCGGGTCACTGGTCGGCGGTCGGCGCGTGCCGGAGGTCAGTGGGCGGGTGGCACCCCGCCCCGGACCGGGTGTACTACAGGCCGCCGCCCTCGACCGCGAGGCCGAGGTACAGGGTGGCGGGGTTCGTCGGGTTGAACGCCACGGCGTTGAGGCCGTGGAACTTGTCGTGCTGGCGGGTCAGCGTGCCGGTGGCCACGGAGTACCGGAAGAGGTCGTTGCCGTAGTTCTGGTAGCTGGTGCCGTAGGAGAAGTACAGGACCCCGGCGTCGGCCGGGCTCGGGAACATCGGGGTGCCGTTCTGGAGCATGATGTTCCCCGCGACGTGGTGCACGATGGCCGGCCCGAAGGTCAGGCCGCCGTCGGTGGAGCGCCGGATCTGCTTGCCCTCGTCACCGTCGGCCGTGGCCTGGCTCAGGTCCAGGCTCTGGACGTAGACCACGTTGGGGTCGGCCGGGGAGATGGCGACGGCGAAGGCGTTCACGCCGTACCTGCTGTTCGGGTGGGTCGTCTCGTCATAGGCGATCTTCGTCCAGGTCACGCCGCCGTTGAACGTCGCGATGACGCCCTCCTGCATCGTGCCGGCCACCGCGTGCAGCGGGTTGGTCGGGTCGAAGGCGACCTGGTAGCCCGTGGTGGCCGAGCCGTAGTGGTCCACCGGGAACAGGCCGCCCCGCTTCGTCCAGCTCGCGCCGCCCGTGGTCGACTCGAAGATCTGGCCGTCGCGGCGCGCGGCGTACACGTGCAGGCCGTTGGCCGGGTCCACCCCGACGCCGATCAGGCCGGGCAGGCCGTCGGCCGGGGCGGGCTCCGCGATGGTCGGGTCGGTGTTCGTGGTCAGGGTCGTGCCGTCGACCAGGACGAAGCCACTGTCCCCGCCCGGCGTCCACACGTAGGCACGGCCGCCCTTGGCCGCAGTGGTCCGAAGCGTCCAGCCCCCGGGCAGGGTGCCGATGGAGGCCCATGAGCAGCCGGCGTCGGTGGACCGGTAGACGGTCCGGGTGGTGGTGCCGCCTGTCGTCTGCACCTGGACCGCGAGCAGGGTGTTGGCGGTGTCGAGGGCGACGAGCCCGTGGGTGTACGTCGTGGGGACGGGCGTGCCGGTGGTCGCGTGCAGCGTGGCGCCGTCGTCGGTGGTGTAGGTGAGGGCGCCGGGGCCGGTCACCGTCGAACAGGTCGGGTTGATGGTCCACGTGGTGGCCGCGGTGGCGGACCCGGCCGTCATGGACAGGGTGGCCACGGTCGCGGTCAGCGCCGTGAACAGCCCGGTGGCGAGCTTGCGCATGATCTTCGTACTCCCAGGTAGAGGGTGACTGAGAACACCTCCATCCTTGATCAACTTCGTCCACGACGGACTGTGAGACATGTCTAAGAAATACCTGTCCCCACAAGCAAACCGAATCCATACTTCCAAGATCATCGATGGTCCAGTGGGCTGCGCGTCGCCGGCAGTCTGGCTCTCGTGCGGCTCCGCGGACCGGTGCGAGACGGGCACCGTGACCGCGCCGCGGCCGGCCGCCCAGCCGGGCGGGCGGAGTGACGCCGCTCCGCCGGCGGAGTGTCCCGGTCAGCTCGCGGAGTGCTCCGCCACCGCCAGCGTGCCCGCGGGTGGCGCGAGCGAAGGATGGTCGGACGCCGGGCGGGCAGTCACGCCCGCTGCGGCGTGCGGAGTGGCTCGATGTCGAGGCTGGCTGCCAGGGTCGCCGGTTATGCGGTGCGGCGTGGCCAGGTCCAGGCGGAGCGCAGGATGAAGGCCAGGAGCAGCACCTCAAGTCCGATGGAGATGCCGTAGAAGTAGGCGTAGGTCGAAGTCTCCCCTGCCGCGTTGAACACCGAGACGGGGATGTAGAGCGTCGCGACCACGAGGTTGATGGTGCGGTTGACACGGGCGGGCAGTGTCACGGAGAGCATGATCATGAGACCCGGGATGGCGATGAGCGTGAGCGCCATGCCGACGAAGGTGGGGCCGGTGTGGAACTCTTGGACGGTGCCGGCCCGGATGACGTCGATGAAGCCGGGCTTGTACAGGGCGAGGTAGTCGACGTAGATGTAGAGGAACATGAAGCTGGTCCATGCCGCTGCGAGCTTGGCCTTCACGGGCATGCGCAGATCCTCCAGCGTGCTCTGGGACGGCGCATTCTCCAGTGCGGTGTGGGATTGAGGCGTTCTCATCACAATGCTCCTCGGCGTGATCAGGTGGGTGCTTCCACCTTCACCGATGCCGGCGGCGGGCACATTAGCCCCGGAACCTGAATCGACCTGGTCGCTGGCACAGCCGACCTCTTGTACTTTTGGCGGATACGCTGATCACGCGGGCTGCCTACGCTGCTCAGATGGCCACCAACGCACTCCGCTCGCTGTGGGCCGAACCTCGACCCACGAATGCCCCGGACCGGGGGCCACGGGACTGGGCCCTGGTCGCGGCACTGATCGGTTGGTCGGTGCTGGAAGTGGTGCTTCGCAAGGACCTGGCGCCGCTCCCGCTGCTGCTCATCGCCGCGCTCGCGGTCGTCGGCCCCCTGCTGTGGCGACGCACGCACCCGCTCGTCGCGGTCGCGGTCTCCATCGGCACGTTGACGATCGTCGACATCGTCAGAATCCTCACCGGGTCGCAAGGCGCCATGCTCAACAGCAGCATCGCGGTGCTGATCCTGGCCTACGCCCTGTTCCGGTGGGGCTCCGGTCGGGAAGCCGCAAGCGGACTCGCCGTCATCCTGCTCTGGCTGGCCATCATCACCACCCACGGCGCCGACCCCACCAGCCCTGCGGAGGCCGTCGCAGGATACGCGTTCTTCCTGTTCGCCGCCGCGCTCGGCGCCGCGATCCGCTATCGCACGAGGATCCGCCTCCGCGACATCGACCAGGCCAAGGCCCGCGAACGCGAACTGCTCGCTCGCGAGCTCCACGACACCGTCGCCCACCACGTCTCGGGCATCGCCATCCAGGCCCAAGCCGGACGTGCCATCGCGGTCTCCCACCCCGAGCGTGCCATCGAGGCCTTCGCCATCATCGAGGACGCGGCGACCCGCACCCTCACCGAGCTGCGCGCCATCGTCGGCGTGCTCCGCGCCTCACAGGACACCGAGTTCGGGCCGCAGCCCGGCGTGGCCGAGGTCGAGCAGCTCGCCACCGATGGCCATACGCGTCCCCGCGTCGAGGTGACGCTGTTCGGCGAGTTCGACGACCTCAGCCCGGCGGTCGGGGCCGCGATCTACCGCCTGGCCCAGGAGTCCATCACCAACGCTCGCCGGCACGCCCGCCACGCGACCCGGGTCACCGTCGCCGTCACAGGCGACGCCGACCGGGTACGGCTGACCATCGACGACGACGGCTCCGCCGCTGGCGGCCGTGCCCCGGCAGGCTACGGCCTGGTGGGTATGCGGGAACGCGCCTCACTGCTCGGCGGCACCTTCCACGCAGGTCCCGCCGCCGAGCGGGGCTGGCGGGTAGAGGCGGTCCTGCCCCGAACCGGGACGCCACGATGAGCATCCGGGTCCTCATCGCCGACGATCAGCCCATCGTGCGCAGCGGGCTGACGATGCTGCTCGACGCCCAGCCCGACATCGAAGTGGTCGGCGCGGCCGCCGACGGGCGCGAGGCGGTCCGCCTGGCCCTCCAGCTGCGCCCCGACGTCGGCCTGTTCGACATCCGAATGCCGCTGATGGACGGCATCGAAGCCACCCGACGCCTCGCCGGCCCCGACGTCACCGACCCCCTGCCGATCGTGGTCATCACCACCTTCGACCTCGACGAGTATGTCCACGGGGCGCTCAAGGCCGGCGCCCGCGGGTTCCTGCTCAAGGACGCCGGACCCGCCCTGCTGACCCAGGCCATCAACGCCGCCGCCGACGGAAACGCACTGATCGCACCCAGCGTGACTGTCCGACTGCTCGCAGCGTTCGCCCACGCACGGACCTCACCACCGAGGCGGCCGATAGAACCGCTCACCGCCCGCGAGGAGGAAGTCCTCGTGCCTGTGGCCCAGGGCCGCACCAACAATGAGATCGCCAGCGAGCTCTACATCACCCCGAGCACCGTCAAAGCGCACCTCGCCAGCCTCATGCGAAAGCTCGGTGCCCGAAACCGCGTCGAGGTCGCCATGTGGGCCCACGAGACCGGCCGCATCTGACGCCGCAAAGCCCGCCCAGACACCGCAAACGACCCGAGCCTTACTCAACCTGACCGAAACAAACCCCAACAACGGGACAGATATCTACGTACTACGCTCTGAGGGCGCTGGTTCAAGAAGCCATCCGCGGTGTGCCGGCGCGGTCGCCCGTCACGCCCCGGTCCCGGTGCAGCAGGTGGCCCGGCGGTCGAACATGTGCGCGGTGCCCTTCGGGTTCAACCCGGTCCACAGGTCGACGGCCTCCGCCCAACAGGCGTGCGCGCGGTGGGACTGCCCCGTGGCGTGGAGAGCCCGGCCAAGGCCGTCGAGCAGCAGCGCCACCCCCCAGCGGTGCTGAACGGCCCGGGCGGCCTGCAGCCCTTGTTCGAAGTAGTCGATCGCCTCGGCGTGCCGGCCGAGCTCGTGGTGCACCTCACCCAGGCCGTGCAGGATATCGCCCACCGTTTGCAGGCTGTTGAGCCGCCTCTGGACCGGGAGGGCGGCCAACATGCACTCGATGGCCTGGGCGTGCTTCCCCATCCGGTGATAGGTGTGGCCCAGATTGGACAGTGACATGCTCTCGCCGTCGGTGTCGCCGAGCTCGCCGCGGATCCGGACGGCCTCCAGGTGCGCGGTTACGGCCTCCTCACGCCGACCCAGCTCGTCATAGGTGACGCCCAGGCTGGTCAGGGTCACCCCCTCCAGCTCCGGGTCGTCGATCTCCCGACAGATGGCCAACGCCCGCTCGTGATGCGCGACCGCCTGGTCGAGCTCGTCGCGCTGGCCGTGGGCGACGCCCATGAAGTTCAGGAGCCGGGCCCGCAGGCCGTGCGCGCCGAGGCGGCCGGCCGCGTCCGCGCCGAGCCGGCCGCTGCGCAGCCAGTCGTCCCAGTGCTTGGTGACGTCGTAGTAGCTGATCAGCGCGTTGGCGAGCTGGCTGACGAGGTCGGGCCGGGCGTGCGCGGCGGCGGTGTCCATCACGGTCAGGAAGTTGGCGCGCTCGGCCTCGCACCATGCGAGCGCCCCGTCGTAGTCGACGAGGTCGGGCAGGTGGGCGGGCGTCTGGGCCGGGTCCGGGGGGCTCTGCCGCCCCGGCGGGTAGAGCAGGAGGTAGGCGCGGTGCGCGGTGTGCAGGTACCAGCGCAGGACCCGGTCGGCCGCCGCCCGGTGATCGGGGACCGGGCCCGCCGCGCACTCGACGGCCAGTTCCCGGAGAAGATCATGGAAGGTGTACCGGTCGGCAGCCGTCCGCTGGAGCAGGTGCGCGTCCGCGAGCTCGGCGAGCACCCGTGCGGCGTCCGGCGGTGACACGTCGAGCAGCGCCGACGCGGCCCCTGCGGACACCTCGGCGAGAGAGACGGCTCCGAGCAGCGCGAACAGGATTCGCGCGGTGGGGCTCAGCGCCCGGTAGGACAGCGTGTAGGCGGCCCGGACCGCGTACATCTCGTCACCGTCGGCCGTCAGTGCCGCGAGCCGACCGCCCCGGTCGAGCTCGGCCACGTACCCGCTGATCGAACGCCGGGGCTGACTGGTCAGGTTCGCGGCCGCGATCCGTAGCGCCAGCGGGAGGTAGGCGCACCGACGGGCCAGCTCGGTCAGCGCCAGGGGCTCGGCGGCGGCCCGCGCGGGCGGCACTGTCCGGGCCAGCAGCGCGACCGCCTCGTCGGGGGCCAACATGTCGATGGCCACGACCTGGGCGCCGTCTCGGGCCAGCAGGCCCGCGAGGGGATCGCGGCTGGTGATGAGGGCCAGGCAGCCGGGGCCGGCGGGGAGGAGCGCGCGGACCTGCTCGGCGGTGCGGGCGTTGTCGAGTACGACCAGGATCCGCCGGTCGGCCAACAGCGACCGGTACAGCGCTGCGGCCTCCTCCCGGTCCGCGGGTACCGCCTCCGGCGGCACGCCCAACGCCCGCAGGAACGCCGCCAGCACGTGACCGGGGTCCAGGGGCGCGCTCGGCGCGTAGCCGTTGAGGTTCACGTACAGCTGTCCGTGCGGGTACAGCGCCGCGTGGCGGTGGGCCCAGTGCACGGCGAGCGCGGTCTTGCCGGCTCCGGGTGGGCCGGAGATCAGCACCGGCCCGCCGCCGAGTGTCGCGTCGAGCCGGTCGAGGTCGGCTGCGCGGCCGATGAACTGCGCGCTGTCGGCCGGCAACTGGCGCGGAACTGCCGGGGCTGCCGGGGCGGCCAGGAGATCCGGGTGGGCGTTGAGGATCCGCAGGTGCAGGGCCCGTAGCGGCTGGCCGGGGTCGCTGCCCAGCTCGGTGGCCAGGAGGCGGCGGGTGCGGTCGTACTGCTCGAGCGCGTCGGCCTGCCGGCCACTGCGGTACAACGCGAGCATGAGTTGGCCGGCGACCCGCTCGTCCAGCGGATGCGCGACGGCCCGCTCATGCAACTCGGCGAGCATCGTGGAGTGCTGACCGGTCCGCAGCCGCAGATCGTCGCGGTCCAGCTCCGCCGCCAGCCGCTCCCGGTCCAGGGTGTCGCGGACCTCGCCCAGCCAGGGGGTGTCCAGATTCCCGAAGGCCTGGCCCCGCCACAGCCTCAGGGCCGTGTCGAACAGGTGCAGGGCCCGTTCGTCGCCGACCGCCGCGCGGGCCTCGTCGACCAGCCGGCGGAAGTGGTGCATGTCGACGGTCACGGGGTCGGCGGTCAGCACGTACCCGCCCGGTCGGCGTTCGATGTCCACGCCGGTGACCTGCAGTGCCCGGCGTAGCCGGGAGAGGTAGCTGTACAGCGAGCCGTCCACGCTCCGCGGTCGGGCCTGGCCCCAGACCCGGTCGGCCAGCGTGCCCCTCGGAACGGGGTGGTTGGCCTCGACGAGGAGGACGGCCAGCACGCACTGCTGGCGGATGTGGCCGATGTCGATCCGCTGACCGTGGCTGCGTGCCTCGATCTCCCCGAGCACCCCGAACTCCATGCCCAGCTCACCCTCCCCCGGCGGGCAACAGCCCATAGTGCCAGCTCGTGGCCGGTTTTCAAGATCCGTACAAGTCCGGTCCGACAGGCTACGTCCCGTTCGAGCGTAGCCGGCCGGTCGTCTAGTGGATCGCCGGTAAACGACAGGATTCCGACCGCACTGTGAAAGGACGACAAACCGTGAGAGTTTCGTCGAAGAGCGGGCTCGGCCGGCGAATCGCCGGTGCGCTGCTGATCCTGGCCGCGAGTGCCGGGATCACCGCGATGTCCGCCGCCCCCGCGATGGCCGACACCCGGTCGGGCATCGTCGACACGGCACGGGGCCAGTTAGGTCACGGTCCGTGCAGTCCCAGCTACTACTCCAGTTGCGGTGAGGACTGGTGCGCGGACTTCGCCAAGTGGGTGTGGGCGCAGAACGGGGTCAACGTCACCGGGCTCAACCCCATGGCGGCCAGTTTCAGGACGTACGGCATCAACAACGGCACCTGGCATCCGCTGGGTGACGGATACGTGCCGCAGCTCGGCGACGCCATCATGTTCGACTACAACGGGACCGGCATCAGCCACGTCGCGCTCGTCCAGGCGGTCCGCTCGGTCAACGACCTCACCGAGATCGGCGGGAACCAAGGCACCGGCAACTGGAGCGCCAACCGGGTGACCGAGTACCGGGTCACCCCGTCCGCCGGGCGCGTCGTCGGCTACACCAGCCCGGCGGGTATTCCCTCGTCACCGCCGCCGGTGAAGTCAACGCCGATCGCGGTCGGGTCCGACGGTACCCAGATGATCCTCACCTCCGGAGGCACGGTCCTGGCCAAGCAGGGCGTCGGCCTCTACGGCTGGACGGTCGAGACCGACCCGGGGGTGAAGGCGATCGCGACCAACGGCGGGGTGCAGCTGATCCTCACGGCCGACGGCACAGTGCTCGCGAAGGAAGGGATCGGCCTGTACGGCTGGACGGTGGAGAGTGACCCCGGGATCACCGCGATCGCGGTCGGCGGGGACGGGACGCAGCTGATCCTCGACGCCAGCGGAACGGTGTGGGCGAAGAAGGGCGTCGGCCTGTACGGCTGGACCCAGGAGACCGACGCCGTGGTCAAGGCCATCGCGGTCGGCACCGACGGAACCCAGATGATCCTCGCCGCCGACGGCACGGTGCTGGCCAAGCAGGGCATCGGCCTCTACGGCTGGACGGTCGAGTCCGACGCCGT
Proteins encoded in this window:
- a CDS encoding TetR/AcrR family transcriptional regulator, giving the protein MAVARTPRGTWIDEGLRALAAGGPEAVRIETLAQALGVSKGGFYGYFASREALLAEMLDRWERDVTEAVIDEVDSGGGDGRARLERLFAIVATSGDGSVRGTTVDLAIREWARRDETVAERLRRVDNRRMAYLRTLFASFCPDPDDVEVRCMVTFSVRIGTHFIAADHDGRSRPEVLALTRKWLLR
- a CDS encoding DUF2867 domain-containing protein, with protein sequence MRLPTTEHTSRPWRIHEVAPDFQVEDVWALPTPGGPDDLARLVRQFATGHGAGKGRPISAPVPRALFAIRWKLGALLGWDRPGTGIGTRVPTLRERLPADLRDGTRGPDLTAVPFTSVYQTHDEWVAEMANRTVHTVMHIGWVPDGAVGYRGQMAVLMKPNGLFGALYMAAIKPFRYVGVYPALLRMIGRGWRTDAGPAGGPGGADAGPTGVPGRAGHHS
- a CDS encoding WD40/YVTN/BNR-like repeat-containing protein — its product is MRKLATGLFTALTATVATLSMTAGSATAATTWTINPTCSTVTGPGALTYTTDDGATLHATTGTPVPTTYTHGLVALDTANTLLAVQVQTTGGTTTRTVYRSTDAGCSWASIGTLPGGWTLRTTAAKGGRAYVWTPGGDSGFVLVDGTTLTTNTDPTIAEPAPADGLPGLIGVGVDPANGLHVYAARRDGQIFESTTGGASWTKRGGLFPVDHYGSATTGYQVAFDPTNPLHAVAGTMQEGVIATFNGGVTWTKIAYDETTHPNSRYGVNAFAVAISPADPNVVYVQSLDLSQATADGDEGKQIRRSTDGGLTFGPAIVHHVAGNIMLQNGTPMFPSPADAGVLYFSYGTSYQNYGNDLFRYSVATGTLTRQHDKFHGLNAVAFNPTNPATLYLGLAVEGGGL
- a CDS encoding DUF6326 family protein, with the protein product MRTPQSHTALENAPSQSTLEDLRMPVKAKLAAAWTSFMFLYIYVDYLALYKPGFIDVIRAGTVQEFHTGPTFVGMALTLIAIPGLMIMLSVTLPARVNRTINLVVATLYIPVSVFNAAGETSTYAYFYGISIGLEVLLLAFILRSAWTWPRRTA
- a CDS encoding sensor histidine kinase, translated to MATNALRSLWAEPRPTNAPDRGPRDWALVAALIGWSVLEVVLRKDLAPLPLLLIAALAVVGPLLWRRTHPLVAVAVSIGTLTIVDIVRILTGSQGAMLNSSIAVLILAYALFRWGSGREAASGLAVILLWLAIITTHGADPTSPAEAVAGYAFFLFAAALGAAIRYRTRIRLRDIDQAKARERELLARELHDTVAHHVSGIAIQAQAGRAIAVSHPERAIEAFAIIEDAATRTLTELRAIVGVLRASQDTEFGPQPGVAEVEQLATDGHTRPRVEVTLFGEFDDLSPAVGAAIYRLAQESITNARRHARHATRVTVAVTGDADRVRLTIDDDGSAAGGRAPAGYGLVGMRERASLLGGTFHAGPAAERGWRVEAVLPRTGTPR
- a CDS encoding response regulator codes for the protein MSIRVLIADDQPIVRSGLTMLLDAQPDIEVVGAAADGREAVRLALQLRPDVGLFDIRMPLMDGIEATRRLAGPDVTDPLPIVVITTFDLDEYVHGALKAGARGFLLKDAGPALLTQAINAAADGNALIAPSVTVRLLAAFAHARTSPPRRPIEPLTAREEEVLVPVAQGRTNNEIASELYITPSTVKAHLASLMRKLGARNRVEVAMWAHETGRI
- a CDS encoding AfsR/SARP family transcriptional regulator, with the protein product MEFGVLGEIEARSHGQRIDIGHIRQQCVLAVLLVEANHPVPRGTLADRVWGQARPRSVDGSLYSYLSRLRRALQVTGVDIERRPGGYVLTADPVTVDMHHFRRLVDEARAAVGDERALHLFDTALRLWRGQAFGNLDTPWLGEVRDTLDRERLAAELDRDDLRLRTGQHSTMLAELHERAVAHPLDERVAGQLMLALYRSGRQADALEQYDRTRRLLATELGSDPGQPLRALHLRILNAHPDLLAAPAAPAVPRQLPADSAQFIGRAADLDRLDATLGGGPVLISGPPGAGKTALAVHWAHRHAALYPHGQLYVNLNGYAPSAPLDPGHVLAAFLRALGVPPEAVPADREEAAALYRSLLADRRILVVLDNARTAEQVRALLPAGPGCLALITSRDPLAGLLARDGAQVVAIDMLAPDEAVALLARTVPPARAAAEPLALTELARRCAYLPLALRIAAANLTSQPRRSISGYVAELDRGGRLAALTADGDEMYAVRAAYTLSYRALSPTARILFALLGAVSLAEVSAGAASALLDVSPPDAARVLAELADAHLLQRTAADRYTFHDLLRELAVECAAGPVPDHRAAADRVLRWYLHTAHRAYLLLYPPGRQSPPDPAQTPAHLPDLVDYDGALAWCEAERANFLTVMDTAAAHARPDLVSQLANALISYYDVTKHWDDWLRSGRLGADAAGRLGAHGLRARLLNFMGVAHGQRDELDQAVAHHERALAICREIDDPELEGVTLTSLGVTYDELGRREEAVTAHLEAVRIRGELGDTDGESMSLSNLGHTYHRMGKHAQAIECMLAALPVQRRLNSLQTVGDILHGLGEVHHELGRHAEAIDYFEQGLQAARAVQHRWGVALLLDGLGRALHATGQSHRAHACWAEAVDLWTGLNPKGTAHMFDRRATCCTGTGA
- a CDS encoding CHAP domain-containing protein, whose protein sequence is MRVSSKSGLGRRIAGALLILAASAGITAMSAAPAMADTRSGIVDTARGQLGHGPCSPSYYSSCGEDWCADFAKWVWAQNGVNVTGLNPMAASFRTYGINNGTWHPLGDGYVPQLGDAIMFDYNGTGISHVALVQAVRSVNDLTEIGGNQGTGNWSANRVTEYRVTPSAGRVVGYTSPAGIPSSPPPVKSTPIAVGSDGTQMILTSGGTVLAKQGVGLYGWTVETDPGVKAIATNGGVQLILTADGTVLAKEGIGLYGWTVESDPGITAIAVGGDGTQLILDASGTVWAKKGVGLYGWTQETDAVVKAIAVGTDGTQMILAADGTVLAKQGIGLYGWTVESDAVVKSIATNGGVQVALAADGTVLAKQGIGLYGWTVESDPGITAIAVGSDGTQLIRDGSGQALAKSTIGLYGWTLETDAVVAAVATNAGVQLILDNSGHVSAKQAIGLYGWTLESDPIS